DNA from Branchiostoma lanceolatum isolate klBraLanc5 chromosome 6, klBraLanc5.hap2, whole genome shotgun sequence:
AAAGAGTATAGCGTTGCGATGGTGGTTTGTAACGCCATTTTCATCGTCTTTTTAGATCAAGAAGGCGAAACATGGCCAGAAGAAGGATGGCCAGATGATGACGAAGGAGgcgatgatggtgatggtgatgaagaAGGAGGCGATGATGATGGTGGAgacgatgatgatggtgatgaagaaggaggcgatgaagaagaagatggtggaggcgatgatgatgatgaaggaggcgatgaagatgacggaggtgatgaagatgaaggaggcgatgaagatgaaggaggcgatgaagatgaaggaggcgatgaagatgaaggaggtgatgaagatgaaggaggtgatgaagatgaaggaggtgatgaagatgaaggaggcgatgatgatgatgaaggaggcgatgaagatgacggaggtgatgaagatgaaggaggtgatgaagatgaaggaggcgatgaagatgacggaggcgatgaagatgaaggaggcgatgaagataaaggaggcgatgaagatgaaggaggcgatgaagatgaaggaggtgatgaagatgaaggaggtgatgaagatgaaggaggcgatgaagatgaaggaggtgatgaagatgaaggaggtgatgaagatgaaggaggtgatgaagatgaaggaggtgatgaagatgaaggaggcgatgaagatgaaggaggcgatgaagatgaaggaggcgatgaagatgacggaggtgatgaagatgaaggaggtgatgaagatgaaggaggcgatgaagatgacggaggtgatgaagatgaaggaggtgatgaagatgaaggaggcgatgaagatgacggaggcgatgatgatgaagatgaaggaggcgatgatgatgaaggaggcgatgatgatgatgaaggaggcgatgaagatgaaggaggtgatgaagatgaagatgaaggaggcgatgatgatgaaggaggcgatgatgatgatgaaggaggcgatgaagatgaaggaggtgatgaagatgaaggaggtgatgaagatgaagtaGGTGATGAAGAtaaaggaggtgatgaagatgaaggaggtgatgaagatgaaggaggtgatgaagatgaaggaggtgatgaagatgaaggaggtgatgaagatgaaggaggtgatgaagatgaaggaggcgatgaagatgaaggaggtgatgaagatgaaggaggcgatgaagatgaaggaggtgatgatgatgatgatgatgatgatgaaggaggtgatgaagatgaaggaggtgatgaagatgaaggaggagatgaagatgaaggaggtgatgaagatgaaggaggtgatgaaggaggtgatgaagatgaaggaggtgatgaagatgaaggaggtgatgaagatgaaggagacgatgaagatgaaggaggtgatgatgatgatgatgatgaaggaggtgatgaagatgaaggaggtgatgatgatgatgatgatgatgatgatgatgatgaaggaggtgatgaagatgaaggaggcgatgaagatgaaggaggtgatgaagatgaaggaggtgatgaagatgaaggaggtgatgaagatgaaggaggtgatgaagatgaaggaggcgatgaagatgaagcaggcgatgatgatgatgatgatgatgatgatgaaggaggtgatgaagatgaaggaggtgatgaagatgaaggaggcgatgaagatgaaggaggtgatgatgaaggaggtgatgaagatgaaggaggtgatgaagatgaaggaggtgatgaagatgaaggaggcgatgaagatgaaggaggtgatgatgatgatgatgataatgatgaaggaggtgatgaagatgaaggaggcgatgaagatgaaggaggtgatgaagatgaaggaggtgatgaagatgaaggaggtgatgaagatgaaggaggtgatgaagatgaaggaggtgatgaagatgaaggaggcgatgaagatgaaggaggcgatgaagatgaaggaggcgatgatgatgaaggaggcgatgaagatgaaggaggtgatgaagatgaaggaggggatgaagatgaaggaggcgatgaagatgaaggaggtgatgaagatgtaggaggcgatgatgatgaaggaggtgatgatgatgaaggaggtgatgaagatgaaggaggcgatgaagatgaaggaggcgatgaagatgaaggaggcgatgaagatgaaggaggcgatgaagatgaaggaggtgatgaagatgaaggaggcgatgaagatgaaggaggtgatgaagatgaaggaggtgatgaagatgaaggaggtgatgaagatgaaggaggtgatgaagatgaaggaggtgatgaagatgaaggaggtgatgaagatgaaggaggcgatgaagatgaaggaggtgatgaagatgaaggaggtgatgaagatgaaggaggtgatgatgatgaaggaggcgatgaagatgaaggaggcgatgaagatgaaggaggcgatgaagatgaaggaggcgatgaagatgaaggaggtgatgaagatgaaggaggtgatgaagatgaaggaggtgatgaagatgaaggaggtgatgaagatgaaggaggtgatgaagatgaaggaggtgatgaagatgaaggaggtgatgaagatgacggaggcgatgaagatgaaggaggcgatgaagatgaaggaggcgatgaag
Protein-coding regions in this window:
- the LOC136437541 gene encoding probable serine/threonine-protein kinase kinX, with the protein product MMTKEAMMVMVMKKEAMMMVETMMMVMKKEAMKKKMVEAMMMMKEAMKMTEVMKMKEAMKMKEAMKMKEAMKMKEVMKMKEVMKMKEVMKMKEAMMMMKEAMKMTEVMKMKEVMKMKEAMKMTEAMKMKEAMKIKEAMKMKEAMKMKEVMKMKEVMKMKEAMKMKEVMKMKEVMKMKEVMKMKEVMKMKEAMKMKEAMKMKEAMKMTEVMKMKEVMKMKEAMKMTEVMKMKEVMKMKEAMKMTEAMMMKMKEAMMMKEAMMMMKEAMKMKEVMKMKMKEAMMMKEAMMMMKEAMKMKEVMKMKEVMKMK